The Thunnus albacares chromosome 13, fThuAlb1.1, whole genome shotgun sequence genome segment ACTAGCCAAGAATAAATACAGTtgttacacattaatgcataaGTAAGAATAATCCAATAATAAATAACACTGACCATTTTTCCACTGACACAGCTGAGGCAATGAAACCGATAGTTGGAGCTCTCATAAATGAGTTTTTGACAACAGATGACAGAAGTTTATCAAACAGATGAAATGTCATCCGCAGAAGAGGATGTTGGGGCCACTTTTGCAGTGACAGGAAGCTGCCAGTAGTAAGCTACACTGAATGatactaaatatatatttagtgccacattttattttgtacttTATTGAGTACCTGAATGAACATGAggtacattacattacatacataaGAAATAGgcagaaaatgaaatacaaatttgaagaagaatacagaataaaaataatgactaaaaaataaatacaaaaaacagaacaacagaatagttaaataaagacataaaaacaatacacTCATTAACATTTAATGGTCTGAAAGTGCTGCTCACATTCTTCATGAAAAACTGAGAGGAGAGGCCTTTTGTTGGcaaatttacatttaagaaTGAAATTTAGCTAAGATAATTATAAGGAagctgtgtgtgtcaggtgagCTACAAAGATGCAGAGAAATAGTTCTCTTAAAAACATATTCTTGGAAAAAAGCAAATTATATGCATTTTATGAAAGATTTCTCTTCAATCTCAAAATTGGTGCAAGATTGGATCAACCGGTGGGATGTTTGAGAAACTCTCGCGATATTCTAACCTCGCGAGAGGTCGTCCCTCCGGATTATTTTGAAGACTGTGACCGGAAGTGTCATGTTCTCCTGACTCACGGAACTTTATGGTCAAACTGATAGACGTGGAGTTTAGACAGCCAAGTAGTTTACAGATAATAGCATCAACAGCCCGTAATGAGAAATGTTATGGATTACCTGTGTGATATATGGATGTATTCTTCTTTGACACCGGAGTTACGGAGATGTATGCTGCTCTGAAATGACGGTATGACATGTTTTTACCTCGGTGAAGACAGCCAAAGCTCGTTCATCGATCGCCTGAAAGGGGAACGTCAGATTATCTAGAAACGTGATTTGATCTGTCAGAAACTGACCCACCAAAAAACCCTGCAAACATGTCGCCAGTACCCGTCCTGCCGCTGGTGATCAACTGCTTCATGTCTGTGCTGGGCTGCATGGCCACAATCAAACTCATTCCTGCCTTCAAAGACCATTTCATCTCAGCTAGGCTGTACGGAATGGacctaaacaaaacaaataaaaaggaagTGTGAGTCATTCTTGTATCTATCTTATGATTTCTTATCCTTCACTGTTTAATAATATGTCAAATTTATGCTACCTTTCTGCCCTAATTTTCGCCTTCTCACCCCTTTTTTGCAGCCCAGAGTCCCAGGGTGTCATCAGTGGGACGgtcttcctcatcatcctcttctGCTTCATCCCAGTGCCTTTCCTTAGCTGCTTTGTAGGAGATCAGTGCAAGGGCTTCCCACACAATGAGGTGGCTAGACTGATGTGTagtaaaactgtgtgtttactCTCAAATATCTAATCTAATCTCGGTGTTGTTTTTGGTCAGTTTGTACAGCTGATAGGCGCACTCTTGGCCATCTGTTGTATGATCTTCCTGGGATTTGCTGATGATGTGCTGAACCTGCGGTGGAGACACAAGCTCCTGCTTCCCACCATGGCTTCCCTGCCACTGCTGATGGTCTATTTTACCAACTTTGGTAACACAGTCATCGTGGTGCCCAAGCCCTTCAGAGCACTACTTGGGCTGCACTTGGATCTGGGTGAGTTGCGTGGTTGTTTAAATTATACATTCATGCATTCATGGGGCTGCAGTCGCAGCAGGGCAATCAAGATAGCCAGATGTCCTCCCAAGTCCCTCCAGGGGGATGCCAAGATGTTCCCATCCCAGATGGGGGATATTTAATCCCTCCAgcgtgttttttttatctgggGTGTCTCTACTAATTTTCAACTGGGAGCCATTGAAAAGTAGTACAGTTGAAATATAAATCTTCATAGAAAACAGAGAAGCAGTTgtctatgatttttttttcccaatacAGCTGAAACTGCTCGGGGCTTTTCTGAGGAAATACTGTACCAGTAAATTTGGGAACTGGGATTTTCATGTTCAGTcattcttcctttttctttgatAGGTATTCTTTACTATGTCTACATGGGAATGCTCGCGGTATTCTGCACAAACGCCATCAACATCCTAGCCGGAATTAACGGCATCGAGTCAGGTCAAGCTCTGTTTATCTCCGGCTCCATCATCGTCTTCAACCTGCTTGAGCTCAgtggtgtgtgtggtttctCATCAGCATCACAGATCAGTCCATCTGCACTGCAAGTCATGAGTGTATTTGATATTGATATGTTTGTTTCACTGGAAAATCCCTGAAAGAAGTGAAAATACTTTTGAAATAAGTGAGGAATAATCCAACTGCACTGGCAGAATTTGTCACTCTTTGAAGAAAAGAATTTTACACTAATATGATACAGCAGGACTAATGTGGACATTTTTGGTTTGACATTGGTTTGTTGTAACTTGGTCGTCTTATTTATCAGGAGATTACCACGATGACCACGTTTTCTCCCTCTACTTCATGATACCCTTCTTCTTCACCACATTAGCACTTTTTTACCACAACTGGTAAGTTTAACCTATTAACCTGAGGCAGTTCTATGAAAAATGTTCCCCACATTTGGAAGTGCAGAGGAATATTTGATATGTCTGTTCTTACATTTTTCTCAATTTGCAACCTGTTGTTGTCACAGGTACCCCTCATCTGTGTTTGTGGGAGACACTTTCTGCTACTTTGCAGGGATGACCTTTGCTGTAGTCGGCATCTTGGGACACTTCAGCAAAACAATGCTGCTGTTCTTCATTCCTCAAGTGGTTAACTTTGTCTACTCTTTGCCTCAGCTTTTCCACGTCATCCCCTGTCCCAGACACAGACTCCCCAGGTAACCTGCTGCTCATGGACTTCTTCAATCATCCTGTATGCTGTTATGCTCTCTCATTGTTTgtatttacttcttttttttttctccctatATTACCGACAATGAAAGACTGAATCCAGACACAGGCAAACTGGGGATGAGCTACTCTAAATTCAAAAGAAAGGACCTTTCTAAATTAGGACATCTCATTCTGAGGGTAAAGCTCTTTCTCTTGTGTGTTCTTTTGTTGAATGTACTTGCCCGCTACTTTGCTTTTGTCCAGTTTTATTGAGCAAGAACATTTCACTCCAGGgctttaatatatatatatatatatatatatatatatatatatatatatatatatatatatatatatatatatataataaaaatgtaataagaattgaattaaaaatgatatatcaaagggaaaagcagaaaatcttcacattggAGAAGATGAAACGAGAGAACGTTTGGCAGTTTCACTTGCTAATCggcttaaaacaattaattgatacGAAAATTGttgctaattaattttctggCTCTTGACTAAACATTTAATCAACTGATTGTCTCTGCTTTATTTCACCCACAATGTCAGCATGCAGAGGCATTATTTGATGTAAAACACATAGACTTGCCGTGACCATGCAAGGGCCAGCATACAGTACACCCTCAATTCATGACAGCAAGCAGGTAGCAGCATGCCTGGTGGtgcagataaacttttaactgTTAATTAGCCTGATAATTATATAGAAttaccttttttgttgttgttataattaCAATTTGAATTGCTGATAAAATTGTAGATGTGGGAGTGATTTAGAGGCCTGGTACCAGTGCTTGTAGTTTGGTCTACACGTGAACCAGACAAGTGGCGGACTTCAAGCTGTTATTTGTTGTTATGTGTTTATtggttgattaaaaaaaaaaaaacctttgctCCTCAACAGGTGGCAGAGTTATTGAAACTGCTAGAAGTGCGAAGGGGCCAAGAGGGAGATGGTGAATTTATTGAGTGCAACAACATGACCTTAATAAATCTTGTACTGAAATTACTCGGCCCCATCCATGAGAGAAACCTCACAGTCATCATGCTCATCATACAGGTAATAACAAAACACCTGCTGTACCTAAATCCCCTGGAAGAGTGTTAGTCATtggaaaatatatgaaagttTCACCGGGTGCTCATTTCTGTGTCTGTGGCAGGTGATGGGCAGCGCAGTGGCTTTTGGGATCCGTTATCATCTGGTGCGCCTCTTCTACGACGTCTAGACAGCTCTGCAGGAAACCAGAGAGAATACTGACTGAGAAAATATGATATATTTGTGGAACTATTTCACAGGCTCATTGTTCATACGCCTTTTAATAGATTCCATTACCTCGCTGTTACTTCTCTGCCTCAGACTTTGACCCAGTGCAAAGATTTAAAGTGATATTTCACTTTGGtagaacattttcatataccGTGTAAGCATAAACAGCTTCAACAGTTGTGTTTGTTATTCTCCTTCCACCATGTGTTTCATGAATTACAGGCAGGATAATGTAACATTGTCATCTGTGTTCACCCTGAAggtatatttttttatactgGGTTTTTGTAAGGATAGTAGAGTAAGTGGGGGTGACTTTCAGTCTTCAGAGCTGCCAACATCAGCTCTTAAATTGTTACTGTTTGATAAGTTTAAGAACTTATAGAAGGGCTCACTCACACTTCATTTTGCATGACTATCAATCCATGCAACATGTgagttatcttttttttcatctgaatAAACGCACACAGAATGATCATCgtaaacaaaagcagtgaaaaCATAAGGAAGTCCAAAGACTATCACTGAGAATATCGGTGGAGACAGATAAATAGATGGAATATTAGAGGAAATTGAGGTCTTTGAAAGGTGAAGGGTGTCCCGACTACAATAATTAGAATTGattgtttttagttttcttgGTATTATTGGATacatatctgtatttttatgacGGATATGTATGTTCCCCAGGGGTTCATCAATGTGAAGTCGAATGCCACTGGACTATTTTGTTTAGGAATGTAACTACAAATGGGAAACGGTTTATTGTTGAGATGGAAGCCTCAAACTGAGAAATAAAGgctgagaaaattaaaatagaaGATTTGTACCGTCATTGTtatttgcagtggtggaagatggTATTCAGATtcttaaataaaagtagcaaCGCTACTattaaaaaatacttcattacaaatTAGAGTCCTTCACAATCTTACTTAAAATATGAAAGTATTATTAGCTAAATGTGCGTAAGAgtaaaagcatttattttacCCAAATCTAGAGGAGTGTTATTATATAATGATAGTATTTGTATACAATATGTCAGCCTGAAATAACAAGGAATTGCAATGCAAAAACATCTGGGTCACACTTTAGTAGCTAAATTTAATGGGGATCCTTATCAACAGTGTTAAATGATGCTTTGATACTTTGATGAAAAACGTGGATATTGGCATATTGTCgatttttaaaatacttaaatattgGTATGAGCCTCTGAATTCCAGTATCAGTCAGGCTCTGATACTTTATATAGCGTTGGGTATTTTAATCTGTAACACTGTATGAGCTGATTATAACTACTGCCGAATAACTGTGGAGTCAAATGTACCCAATGTACCATGCgcctctgaaatgtagcagaGCATAAATATAAGgtagaataaaatgaaaataatctcatAATTGCACGTACAGTAactaagtaaatgtacttagttactttccattgCAAAAGTGGTAAATAGTAAATACTAGATTAGATGGGAAGGGACGAGAGTTTTGCTAATCGTCCCCATCTATCACCAACAAAGTAGAGCTGGAGGCGGAACAGATTACATCCGGAACCCTGGAAGTGGTCCTTGTTTCTGGGGAGACATCTGCACGGAACAGTCAAAGCAACTCCGATGTTTACATGATTTCTGTGTTTCCAAAACAGCCATCAGCAGAGCTGAAGCTCGTATTTAAGTAAGGAGTTGTCTCATTGTATGTTTTTCGTTTGTCACAGTCTTCGAGGATATTGATTCAGGGGTTTTATTAGAGCCGGAGAGTGTTGTAAAGACTTCCTGGTAGCATCACGCTGGGTGTAAAACAGACACTACATTTTAGAAAGAGATGCCTCACAACAAACGGATACAGAAGAAAACACTGAAGCTGGAGTGTGAGTGGGGGTCGTGTCAGGAGTCGTTCAGTTTGATGGAAAACTTCTGCAAGCATGCGGAGGGTCACCTTGCTGTGAACATGGCGGAGGAGGACgatgaagaagaagcagagggTGAGATGCTTTCAGTCTTATAATGAACAGTATCTACCTGTGGCTGGTCTAATGTTGGCGTATTTCGTGCTGTAACGAGTAACGTTAATGTGGAGGCGAATAAAGAGTGCAGCCTTGATAGTTGTACATATTTGTACTGCAGCTCATAggattgaaatgaaacaatggcTGAAGTTAAAATGGGTTTTTATGGCCACACAGTTTAAAGGACGACTTCataatttttcatgtctgtcttaaaacaatagtcaggtgccaaattgaacattgaaataggtttttcttgctgtaatcatccctcctgttcatactgaccattagaagatctctccaatgcacttacaatgtaagtgatgggggccaaaatctgcagtcctccctctgtgcaaaaatgtatctgaaggtaatatgaagcttcagccatccaagTGAGTCAAATCATgaagatatctttcaacattgcAGTCTTTTTactgtcaaagtccctctttttttgctatttttgttactaagactgtaaatgtggcagatatccacttgatgtgactaactcagactgctgattATATTAATTTGTCCAAATTTGACTACAGTTCTACACCTTTCATCAGAATTGCATCCAACCTCTCCCAAATTAAAGCTTAAAGTTGCCATTTTAACCACAAGTCGTCGCTTAACTTTATATCCAATGTGCTGGAGTACTTTTAGAtgataaacaataaatattaatgCATAAATAGAGATGCCCACTCATGCAAACTCTTTGCTTTTTGTGccaagaggagagaaactgtCTCTGGAAAGACTGCGGTTTCTGCTCTGTGGAGGGCCCTGAAGAGGTGCGACGACATCTCTTCTTTCACTGTTACCATACTAAGCTGAAGCAGTTGGGTCAGCAGGTGCTTAACGCCCAGCCGGAGATTGGCAGCTGCTCCATCGGCTACCACAACCGCAACATCATCCCTGAAATTCCAGACAATTTTATCTGCCTCTGGGAGGAATGTGAGGTAAGCTTGGCAGAGGCTGGTGCTGCTGCTAGTGGAGCTAAGAAAACAAACGCCTAAATAAATCACTTGATTTAACAGTTTGTGAGATTTGGTGGAAAATAATATTAGATGCTAGGCCATTAGGCCACATTTTCTTAAActcaaactatttctttctttgcatATTTGTCAAAGCAACCGCCGTATGAAAACCCAGAGTGGTTCTACCGCCATGTGGAGATGCATAGCCTGTGTATAGATATACCAGCAGGAGACTGTGAATTCCCAATACGCTGCGGATGGAAAGGTAAGCTATTAAACATGATTGATCTTAATATTATGGTTCAGAAATGTCAGTGTAACTTAAGATTTCACAACAAAGTTTCGGTTAAAGAGGTTTAAAAGTTTaggtttaaaataaaatactgaggATGTCGGGTCATTGAGTTTAAGTTCTGTGACTGTTCTTCTCCAGATTGCGAAGCCACCGCTAAAGGGCGTCCTAAGCTGCGGGAGCACCTGCGCAGCCACACCCAGGAGAAGGTAGTGGCGTGTCCAGGCTGTGGTGGGATGTACGCCAGCAACACAAAGTTCTTCGACCACATAATTCGACAGAGCGCCATGGAAGGTAAAATTATAGGCTCCAGGGATTCTGACAGCAAGATGAATAGCAATGTGTCTAACTTATTTTGGTTCAACTAACATCTAGTAATTCTTGCTTTGCTTTGTGTGCTCgtatttatgttttctgtaGGTCAGAGGTTCCAGTGTTCTCACTGTTCCAAACGTTTTGCAACAGAAAGACTACTGAGAGACCACATGAGGACCCACGGTCAGTCCACACATAAAAGctttatcagtattatcagttgTTCCCAAAATGTGTAGATTTGTAGGGGGAAAAATAAAGTGAAGCCTTAAAACACTAGACAGCTATTTTGGCATGTTTGAGCTTAATAACTGTAAATCTGGTACAGTTTCAGCCTTTCAAAACcattttcaaatcattttttagtATATTTTTTAGAGAGTATAAACTCTCAAGACCTCTCCATCCTGTGATCAGCAATTCCCATTACAAATAAATCCCTGTTGTTATGGAAAAGTGTCAGGTTTTCCACCATGATTTCTGGGTTTAACAGAAGAATAAGTACTAATAGGCCTTTATAATGTCTATTTTTACCAAATGACCATATAATAGACTTTAGTATTGAAGTGAGTGAGGGATTCCTGTTGGATGATTTTTGTCTCATCATTGATTTGTTTCACTGGTACAGTGAGCCACTACAAATGCCCACTGTGTGACATGACTTGTCCATCACCGTCATCACTGCGCAACCATATCAAGTTCCGCCACAGTAACGAGAAGCCATACAGCTGCGACTACTGCGAGTACAGGTATCACCTCCTCTGAAGCTGCAGCAATACAAATCAAGATGAAGCTGGTAGACAAGCAGTTACATTTATGTTATCTTAATACTCGCActcttgattttattttcatagctgTAAGAATCTGATCGACTTGCGTAAACACCTGGAAACCCACAGCAGCGAGCCGGCATTCCACTGCGACGTTCCTGGCTGTGGCTTCACCTCTCGTACCCTCACCACCATGAAGATTCACCATAAAAAAGAGCATGAGGTGAAAGGGGGACTCTTTTAAATAATCGTTAACTTGCCTTCAGAGAGGaatttttaatgtcatttatcaTCCTCTAATTTTCTTTCAGGGTAATTTTGTAGCTCGCTACAAGTGCCACGTGTGTGGTCAGTGCTTCACCAGGGGCAACAACCTTACTGTCCATCTGCACAAAAAGCACCAATTCAAATGGCCGTCTGGACACCCAAGGTTCAGGTAAGTCTTGAATCGATCCATCCAGTAATGCTGAATTTGAGATGTGTGGAATGTCACAGCACTGATTGCCTCCCTGTCACTCTGCCAGGTACAAGGAGCATGAGGACGGCTTCTTGAGGCTGCAGCTGATTCGCTACGAGAGCGTGGAGCTGACAGAGCAATtgatgagagaaagacaaaatagGCAGGAGGACGAGGACAGTGGCCAGACCGAGGCGGAGGAAGAATCCCCCGGGGCAGCTCTTTCGGAAGTGCAGGTAGAACTGAGAGGGGTGCTGCTGGAGGAGCAGAGGCCTGAGGAGCCGACCGTCAGCACTGAGGAGGGCGTTCAAGAAGAGAGCATGCTGTACGTTCTCACTGGAGGCTTGTCACAGGCAGGGGAGGACACTGTCATGCTGCAACTCCAGGATACTGCTCAGCAGCAAGGAATGCAGATGATTTGAACAGTCTTGCACACACACCCCGTACATGACTGGACACTCTTTAATCCACTGTACTGTTTCTCAGATGCACAGCAAATGTATGAAGAATCTAGTGGAGTTTCTGTGCCTTTAGTGGGGGCTGCACAGAGATGTAGATTAGGTGTAAAACGTCTAAATGAAGGGATGTGTGCTCCATGATGACCCATAAGCCTATATTAGGCAATAAACcagtttgtatgtgttttgtttgctaATGTTGAGCTTGTGTCCAACCTGTTGgcctgtattttttaaaaatattttttcagttcatttattttgtctcgCACTGTAACATCTTCAGACTTACTAATGCTGCACTGCCAAGTGGATGACCATTCTCTGTGAGATGGAGAGGCTGTCCCAAATTCAGAAATACATCAGTCACACCCTTAAAGGTTTGGAATAATGGTTTTACAAGAATTACATGTTCACCAAAATGTCTGGAGCCCAGCAAAGAGGGGCTAACTTATTAGCTTGGAgagcatgtttgtttgtttttttatgcttaATCTACAATTTGAATAAACATCTGACACAATGTttataaaaatcacatttttttttacttattcagatgtttttaatgttacatCAAGATCT includes the following:
- the dpagt1 gene encoding UDP-N-acetylglucosamine--dolichyl-phosphate N-acetylglucosaminephosphotransferase, with amino-acid sequence MSPVPVLPLVINCFMSVLGCMATIKLIPAFKDHFISARLYGMDLNKTNKKEVPESQGVISGTVFLIILFCFIPVPFLSCFVGDQCKGFPHNEFVQLIGALLAICCMIFLGFADDVLNLRWRHKLLLPTMASLPLLMVYFTNFGNTVIVVPKPFRALLGLHLDLGILYYVYMGMLAVFCTNAINILAGINGIESGQALFISGSIIVFNLLELSGDYHDDHVFSLYFMIPFFFTTLALFYHNWYPSSVFVGDTFCYFAGMTFAVVGILGHFSKTMLLFFIPQVVNFVYSLPQLFHVIPCPRHRLPRLNPDTGKLGMSYSKFKRKDLSKLGHLILRVAELLKLLEVRRGQEGDGEFIECNNMTLINLVLKLLGPIHERNLTVIMLIIQVMGSAVAFGIRYHLVRLFYDV
- the LOC122996007 gene encoding histone H4 transcription factor — translated: MPHNKRIQKKTLKLECEWGSCQESFSLMENFCKHAEGHLAVNMAEEDDEEEAEEERNCLWKDCGFCSVEGPEEVRRHLFFHCYHTKLKQLGQQVLNAQPEIGSCSIGYHNRNIIPEIPDNFICLWEECEQPPYENPEWFYRHVEMHSLCIDIPAGDCEFPIRCGWKDCEATAKGRPKLREHLRSHTQEKVVACPGCGGMYASNTKFFDHIIRQSAMEGQRFQCSHCSKRFATERLLRDHMRTHVSHYKCPLCDMTCPSPSSLRNHIKFRHSNEKPYSCDYCEYSCKNLIDLRKHLETHSSEPAFHCDVPGCGFTSRTLTTMKIHHKKEHEGNFVARYKCHVCGQCFTRGNNLTVHLHKKHQFKWPSGHPRFRYKEHEDGFLRLQLIRYESVELTEQLMRERQNRQEDEDSGQTEAEEESPGAALSEVQVELRGVLLEEQRPEEPTVSTEEGVQEESMLYVLTGGLSQAGEDTVMLQLQDTAQQQGMQMI